A single Hippocampus zosterae strain Florida chromosome 17, ASM2543408v3, whole genome shotgun sequence DNA region contains:
- the flii gene encoding protein flightless-1 homolog, whose protein sequence is MAATGVLPFIRGVDLSGNDFKGGYFPEHVKCMSSLRWLKLNRTGLCYLPEELSSLQKLEHLSVSHNSLTTLHGELSSLPNLRALVARANSLKNSGVPDDIFQLDDLSVLDLSYNQLTEVPRDLENSRNMLVLNLSHNGIDSIPNQLFINLTDLLYLDLSDNKLDSLPPQMRRLVHLQTLILNNNPLMHAQLRQLPAMVALQTLHLRNTQRTQSNMPTSLEGLMNLADVDLSCNDLTRVPECLYSLGSLKRLNLSSNQISELSLCIDQWTQLETLNLSRNILTSLPSAVCKLSKLKKLYINSNKLDFDGVPPGMGKLSNLTEFMAANNNLELIPEGLCRCGKLKKLVLNKNRLVTLPEAVHFLTDLEILDVRDNPNLVMPPKPVDRAAECYNIDFSLQNQLRLAGASPATVAAAGGGGSPKDPLARKMRLRRRKDCSQDDQAKQVLKGMSDVAQEKKNMEENGDLKYADLKVRRWDQGLEKPQLDYSEFFTDDAGQVPGVAMWQIENFVPMQVDETFHGKFYEADCYIVLKTFLDDNGALSWQIFYWIGQEATLDKKAGSAIHAVNLRNFLGAECRTTREEMGDESEEFSEVFNNEISYIEGGTSSGFYTVEDTQYSVRLYRVYGKKNIRLESVAVKSCSLDPRYVFLLDAGLEIFIWRGANATLSGTTKARLFAEKINKNERKGKAEITILKQNQEPPNFWELLGGQPEEIKKHVPDDFTAIRPKLYKVGLGLGYLELPQINYKLSVEHKDHKIKLDTLPELRLLQSLLDTKCVYILDCWSDVFIWIGRKSPRLVRAAALKLGQEICSMLHRPKHACVTRNLEGTECQVFKSKFKNWDDVLKVDYTRAAETVQQNDTLQGKVKKDTEQKDQMKADLTALFLPRQPAMPLTEAEQLMEEWNEDLDGMEGFVLEGKKFARLPEEEFGHFFTQDCYVFLCRYWVPVEYEEDEEKKEGQDKRREDEEDKQPEEDFQCVVYFWQGRQASNMGWLTFTFSLQKKFESLFPGKLKVVRMTQQQENLKFLSHFKRKFIIHKGKRKQKTDSAQPSLYHIRTNGSALCTRTIQIGTDSSNLNSEFCFILKVPFESTDNQGIVYTWVGRAADPDEAKLAEDIMNSMFDDTYSKQVINEGEEPENFFWVGIGAQKQYDEDAEYMKYARLFRCSNEKGYFSVSEKCSDFCQDDLADDDIMLLDNGQEVYMWVGTQTSQVEIKLSLKACQVYIQHMRSKENQQPRKLRLVRKGNEPHCFARCFHAWGAFKTPPA, encoded by the exons ATGGCTGCCACCGGAGTGCTTCCCTTTATACGAGGGGTGGACCTCAGCGGAAACGACTTTAAA GGAGGATATTTCCCCGAGCATGTCAAATGCATGAGTAGCCTGCGATGGCTCAAATTGAACCGGACGGGCCTGTGTTACCTTCCAGAGGAGCTCTCCTCTCTGCAGAAGTTG GAGCATCTTTCAGTCAGCCACAACAGTCTGACCACCTTGCATGGGGAGCTCTCCAGTTTGCCAAACCTGAGG GCTTTGGTTGCCCGTGCCAACAGCCTAAAAAACTCAGGAGTCCCAGATGACATCTTTCAACTCGATGACCTCTCCGTGCTG GACCTGAGCTACAACCAGCTGACGGAGGTCCCCAGAGACCTGGAGAACAGCAGGAACATGCTGGTCCTCAACCTGAGCCACAATGGCATCGACTCGATCCCCAACCAGCTGTTCATCAACCTGACTGACCTGCTGTATCTGGACCTGAGCGACAACAAGCTGGACAGCCTGCCGCCCCAGATGAGACGCCTGGTTCATTTACAGACCCTCATCCTTAACAACAACCCGCTGATGCATGCGCAGTTGCG CCAGCTGCCTGCCATGGTGGCATTACAAACTCTCCACCTGAGGAACACTCAGAGAACACAGAGCAATATGCCCACGAGCTTGGAGGGTTTAATGAATTTAGCAg ACGTTGACTTGTCTTGTAACGACCTGACTCGGGTACCAGAGTGTCTGTATTCACTGGGCAGTCTGAAAAGACTCAACTTAAGTAGCAATCAGATATCGGAACTGTCGCTCTGCATCGACCAGTGGACCCAACTCGAAACACTGAACCTCAGCCGCAACATCCTCACCTCATTGCct TCGGCCGTCTGTAAGCTTTCCAAATTGAAAAAGCTCTACATCAACTCCAACAAACTGGATTTCGACGGAGTTCCACCTGGCATGGGGAAACTATCCAATCTCACAGAGTTCATGGCGGCCAACAATAACCTGGAACTCATTCCCGAGGGACTCTGTCG GTGTGGCAAGCTGAAGAAGCTCGTGCTGAACAAAAACCGCCTCGTCACACTGCCGGAGGCCGTCCATTTCTTGACTGACTTGGAG ATCCTGGATGTGCGTGACAACCCCAACCTCGTGATGCCTCCGAAACCAGTCGACAGAGCAGCCGAGTGCTACAACATCGACTTCTCCCTGCAGAACCAGTTGCGGCTGGCCGGAGCCTCGCCTGCCACCGTGGCCGCGGCCGGAGGAG ggggCAGCCCCAAAGATCCCCTGGCACGGAAGATgaggctgaggaggaggaaggactgTTCTCAGGATGATCAGGCCAAGCAGGTGCTGAAGGGCATGAGTGACGTCGCACAAGAAAAGAAGAACATGGAG GAAAACGGGGATTTAAAATATGCAGATTTAAAGGTCCGGCGCTGGGATCAGGGTCTGGAGAAGCCTCAACTGGACTACTCCGAGTTCTTTACGGACGATGCCGGGCAG GTGCCGGGCGTGGCCATGTGGCAGATTGAGAATTTTGTCCCCATGCAAGTGGATGAAACGTTCCACGGGAAGTTTTACGAGGCCGACTGCTACATCGTCCTCAAG ACGTTTTTGGATGACAACGGAGCGTTGAGCTGGCAGATCTTCTACTGGATCGGCCAGGAAGCCACTCTGGACAAGAAGGCCGGCTCCGCCATCCACGCCGTCAACCTCAGGAATTTCCTCGGAGCCGAGTGCAGGACAACAAGGGAAGAAATGGGAGACGAGAGCGAAGAGTTTAGCGAA GTCTTCAACAACGAGATATCCTACATCGAGGGAGGCACGTCCAGCGGATTCTACACCGTGGAGGACACGCAATATTCCGTCAG GCTGTACAGAGTTTACGGCAAGAAAAACATCCGACTGGAGTCCGTCGCGGTCAAGTCTTGCTCTCTCGATCCACG CTACGTCTTCCTGCTTGACGCCGGACTGGAAATTTTTATTTGGAGGGGAGCCAACGCTACGCTGAGTGGCACCACAAAGGCCAG GTTATTTGCAGAGAAGATCAATAAGAACGAGCGTAAGGGCAAGGCAGAGATCACAATTCTAAAACAGAACCAGGAGCCTCCAAATTTCTGGGAGCTACTCGGAGGACAACCGGAGGAGATCAAGAAACACGTTCCGGATGACTTCACCGCCATCAGACCCAAACTGTACAAG GTGGGCTTGGGTCTTGGCTATCTGGAGCTTCCTCAGATTAACTACAAGCTGTCTGTGGAGCACAAAGACCACAAGATCAAACTGGACACGCTGCCAGAGCTCAGACTG CTGCAGTCGCTGCTGGACACCAAGTGCGTGTACATCCTGGACTGCTGGTCTGACGTGTTCATCTGGATCGGGAGGAAGTCTCCCCGACTCGTCCGAGCCGCCGCCTTAAAACTGGGTCAGGAGATCTGCTCCATGCTGCACCGGCCCAAACACGCCTGCGTCACTCGAAACCTCGAGGGCACCGAGTGCCAG GTTTTTAAGTCCAAATTCAAGAACTGGGACGACGTGCTGAAGGTGGACTACACCAGAGCGGCGGAAACCGTCCAGCAGAATGACACCCTACAGGGCAAG gTGAAGAAAGACACGGAACAGAAAGATCAGATGAAAGCCGACCTCACGGCGCTCTTTCTTCCCAGGCAGCCCGCCATGCCGCTCACCGAG GCGGAGCAGCTGATGGAGGAGTGGAACGAGGACTTGGATGGCATGGAAGGCTTCGTGCTGGAGGGCAAAAAATTTGCTCGTCTTCCAGAGGAGGAATTTGGACACTTTTTCACTCAGGATTGCTACGTCTTCCTCTGCAG ATACTGGGTGCCCGTGGAGtacgaggaagacgaggagaAGAAAGAAGGCCAAGACAAGAgaagggaggacgaggaggacaaACAGCCGGAGGAGGACTTCCAATGCGTGGTGTACTTCTGGCAAGGCCGACAAGCCTCCAACATGGGCTGGCTCACCTTCACCTTCTCGCTGCAGAAGAAGTTTGAAAGCCTCTTCCCGGGAAAACTGAAG GTGGTACGGATGACCCAGCAGCAGGAGAACCTCAAGTTCTTGTCCCATTTCAAGAGGAAGTTCATCATCCACAAAGGGAAGCGGAAACAGAAGACCGACTCGGCCCAGCCGTCTCTTTATCACATCCGCACCAACGGGAGTGCGCTTTGCACCAG AACCATCCAGATCGGAACGGACTCCAGCAATCTCAACTCGGAGTTCTGCTTCATTCTCAAA GTCCCCTTCGAGAGCACAGACAACCAAGGGATCGTTTACACTTGGGTGGGCCGAGCCGCCGACCCGGATGAGGCCAAGCTGGCCGAGGACATCATGAACAGCATGTTTGATGACACTTACAGCAAACAG GTCATCAATGAGGGGGAGGAACCAGAGAACTTCTTCTGGGTCGGCATCGGTGCTCAGAAGCAGTACGACGAGGACGCAGAGTACATGAAATATGCTCGTCTCTTCAG GTGTTCCAACGAGAAAGGTTATTTCTCAGTGTCGGAGAAGTGTTCCGACTTCTGCCAGGACGACTTGGCTGACGACGACATCATGTTGCTCGATAACGGCCAAGAG GTGTACATGTGGGTTGGCACGCAGACGAGCCAAGTGGAGATCAAATTGAGTCTCAAAGCCTGTCAG GTGTACATCCAGCACATGCGCTCCAAAGAGAACCAGCAACCCAGAAAATTGCGACTAGTGCGCAAGGGAAACGAGCCGCACTGCTTCGCACGCTGCTTCCACGCCTGGGGGGCTTTCAAAACTCCACCCGCATAG